A section of the Flavobacteriales bacterium genome encodes:
- a CDS encoding PD40 domain-containing protein encodes MMTRLAVLPLWLCAAFLAHGQGDKQLRAKADALFAEERFAEALPLYSQLVSLEPGDRRLNYHFGTCVLHGGGDREKAVGFLKYAAEDPAMPALAWYWLGRAYHLNYRFTDALNAYQRFRGTGDTKAIAAHPVDGLEQQCRNGQQLLSSLKEITVSSKVEVEDREFFRYYDLEGIGGRIVVTPDELKTPLDRKYTGRSLIYLPDKPGPIYFGSYGRDGKNGRDIYRTELLPNGTFAAPVRLAGFINTDQDEDFPFMHPDGKSFYFASKGHNSMGGYDIFKSTYDRGMDAFGRPVNLDFAVNTPDEDLFYIVDGEGRQACFASARSSSQNMLHVYRVSTEQVPVVLTVLKGTFASAFDPEDRKAHIVVEDGLTREVVADVRTDINGTYLISLPRSGRYRFLVEAGPSGRTHAGIVEVPRSDGPRAYRQELKLEDQGGQERLLIRNYFEEALEGDLVAMALEEIKRRARLDVGQATAAPPVAQEEAPRSTDQLMNEAGFTGDRTAASVVADLQKSALQDEQRLMDLADGSGAAFTLAQEAVQEAERSAALADDLVKQAVLTTDTVARDRLMRDAALARARATDANAKARAAMRTGQDLDAERMATAQRAQRTATLATELGDALNAKQAERTLPLLVKARELEEAAKGSGATPDLVERVRREATEKELEATRAMAAARSKSSEESELRDRIGRLERELATAKGKTRQDEITRELTEQREQLGYLGQEVTKAYQRARAAEEEVATMRTRGQLVAGLVKRPDLRPAAQLDASAVEALAGRIAQNVQRIGGLAVDERYSGATAAQLAEEPAARYDWRLDEALAAAEPREATTSTSSERTAAEEASARTIAAPAGQQPQAAPVQVMQPEGITAQDGAVPEERPSTAAGAAAQEVPREQAPDRTVPLSGSVTPDAAAEQPTDAIAAATTSGGADDTIAAAPVQPQDASTSSTGEPKVTSDGAVGAPPEAQGPPTPQQIREEVVAPVEGSERAETQEPAMTNEQQRFVLENEVAELQQLRAATRDRQERERVTARITQVRTRIDSLDAAVAAARIAAESTIQPVDSPEVAVVGGTALDLPAGLSDEQLIELLTPGHAADVARLQAVQDLDERVAALSDLSAILVDSIDVQVQRQLKIIEREPSRSADVLPRVDRLRMLKAAEESRAERLRSEAMRSDLLVTAAPVSGIDREAVGGSAAMSGTEAARYVAIAGRPTAVYTSKLEVRSAEVGEAVALRDKDLAEMDLLQVRIDSLEAMLDTVQGKTYDRIRKEADRAIDDQLILRTDMGQRMAYITREELKAGRDSLKLLSTKVAPLGLAPDEPVLALARSEEGSSRTYAAEGERLRKLADRTEDILARDSLYRLAYTAELQALAAVDRAITAQAYITSERFLRGEPLTMAQVEERMFGAPATLAQGADRARTDDGAGTAVVAPQEEPVSADDTGLETVPPTEAVAQSDTVVRAGGATVDTADGLDAPSTEGAVEPVVAAGAEQGADAAAPTRSAPLDPSGQVRYSTFLASDAMPAVGVSELLLEDETVLQEQAKAALDRSADDQQRSIALADRAVAVRDSALLARKKVRPELEREAIRLQTLSDSLHQASLLTAEEARVLEQRQRDVAEAKAFAEKLRTYYYLSGEEHLLVMDNVDRSRYFQAKVKAMEQQEAGTSAAEESAGMKQLAEALTREADELERTAPSAGQEAGREQVAALRARSIVLAQRGDSLSAVAQRLKSAASLNDGQAALYLQQLNIDTASEIMALEQRTRRVEPLMAEVRAGQVPGPVSAPTTVPVREGDPASAGTAMLPTAPSMAPASSSDGVRGLEVTAEPLRRDVFDMAATPLPRATPIPMEQPLPAGLVFSVQIGAFRDPVPQQVFSDLAPVTGERTTSGLVRYTAGLFTRFATADEAKVSVRGRGYRDAFVVAFYNGKRITLAEARRLAQGEGDLTATTPAPRPIAEGPTPEATRPAPVPTPAPEVTVQRPSDLQPAPTVAVQELANYPATAAEVMAQFSPPADATAYYNDPAAAPARQVETVKGLFFTVQVGVYSKPVALDKLFNITPLNSEAIPGGRIRYTTGIFRDLDVVRTRREDAVAKGVKDAFITAYLNGRRIPVAEARALLQRFGTEVLVDAALVTP; translated from the coding sequence ATGATGACCCGCCTCGCGGTGCTCCCGCTGTGGCTGTGCGCTGCCTTCCTCGCCCACGGACAGGGCGACAAGCAGTTGCGCGCCAAGGCCGACGCCCTCTTCGCCGAGGAGCGGTTCGCCGAGGCACTGCCCTTGTACTCGCAGCTGGTGAGCCTGGAGCCCGGCGACCGCCGCCTGAACTATCACTTCGGCACCTGCGTGCTCCACGGCGGCGGCGACCGCGAGAAGGCCGTCGGCTTCCTGAAGTACGCGGCCGAGGACCCGGCCATGCCGGCGCTCGCCTGGTACTGGCTGGGCCGCGCCTACCACCTCAACTACCGCTTCACCGACGCGCTGAACGCCTACCAGCGGTTCCGCGGCACCGGGGACACCAAGGCCATCGCCGCCCATCCCGTGGACGGCCTGGAGCAGCAGTGCCGCAACGGCCAGCAGCTCCTCAGCAGCCTCAAGGAGATCACCGTGAGCAGCAAGGTGGAGGTGGAGGACCGCGAGTTCTTCCGCTACTACGACCTGGAAGGCATCGGCGGCCGCATCGTGGTGACCCCGGATGAACTGAAGACGCCCCTGGACAGGAAGTACACCGGCCGTTCGCTCATCTACCTGCCCGACAAGCCCGGCCCCATCTACTTCGGCAGCTACGGCAGGGACGGGAAGAACGGTCGCGACATCTACCGCACGGAGCTCCTGCCCAACGGCACCTTCGCCGCACCGGTGCGCCTGGCCGGCTTCATCAACACCGACCAGGACGAGGACTTCCCCTTCATGCATCCCGATGGGAAGAGCTTCTACTTCGCCAGCAAGGGGCACAACAGCATGGGGGGCTATGACATCTTCAAGAGCACCTACGACCGGGGGATGGACGCCTTCGGGCGACCGGTGAACCTCGACTTCGCCGTGAACACGCCCGACGAGGACCTGTTCTACATCGTGGACGGGGAGGGCCGGCAGGCCTGCTTCGCGTCGGCGCGCAGCAGCAGCCAGAACATGCTGCACGTGTACCGCGTCAGTACCGAACAGGTGCCGGTCGTGCTCACCGTGTTGAAGGGCACCTTCGCCTCGGCCTTCGATCCGGAGGACCGCAAGGCGCACATCGTGGTGGAGGACGGCCTCACCCGCGAGGTGGTCGCCGATGTGCGGACGGACATCAACGGCACCTACCTGATCAGCCTGCCGCGCAGTGGCCGTTACCGGTTCCTGGTGGAGGCGGGCCCCTCGGGGCGCACCCATGCGGGGATCGTGGAGGTGCCGCGCAGCGATGGCCCGCGCGCCTATCGCCAGGAACTGAAGCTGGAGGACCAGGGCGGCCAGGAGCGGTTGCTCATCCGCAACTACTTCGAGGAGGCGCTGGAGGGCGATCTCGTGGCCATGGCTCTCGAGGAGATCAAGCGTCGTGCCCGCCTGGATGTGGGGCAGGCCACGGCCGCACCGCCCGTCGCCCAGGAGGAGGCGCCGCGCAGCACGGACCAGTTGATGAACGAAGCGGGCTTCACCGGCGACCGCACGGCGGCCTCCGTGGTGGCCGATCTGCAGAAGTCCGCACTGCAGGACGAGCAGCGGTTGATGGACCTGGCCGATGGTTCAGGCGCCGCCTTCACGCTGGCCCAGGAGGCCGTGCAGGAGGCCGAACGCTCGGCCGCGCTGGCGGACGACCTGGTGAAGCAGGCGGTGCTGACCACGGACACGGTGGCACGCGACAGGCTGATGCGTGATGCGGCGCTGGCCCGCGCCCGCGCGACCGACGCCAACGCCAAGGCCCGCGCGGCCATGCGCACCGGGCAGGACCTCGACGCCGAGCGGATGGCCACCGCACAGCGGGCCCAGCGCACGGCCACACTGGCCACCGAACTGGGCGATGCGCTGAACGCGAAGCAGGCCGAACGCACGCTGCCCCTGCTGGTGAAGGCCCGCGAGCTCGAGGAGGCCGCGAAGGGCTCCGGCGCGACACCCGATCTGGTGGAGCGGGTGCGGCGCGAGGCCACCGAGAAGGAACTCGAGGCCACACGCGCCATGGCCGCAGCCCGCAGCAAGAGCAGCGAGGAGAGCGAGCTTCGCGACCGCATCGGCAGGCTCGAACGCGAGCTGGCCACCGCCAAGGGCAAGACCCGCCAGGACGAGATCACGCGGGAGCTCACCGAACAGCGCGAACAGCTCGGCTACCTGGGGCAGGAGGTCACCAAGGCCTACCAGCGGGCGCGTGCGGCCGAGGAGGAGGTGGCCACGATGCGGACGCGCGGCCAATTGGTGGCGGGCCTGGTGAAGCGACCCGACCTGCGCCCGGCCGCACAACTGGACGCCTCCGCGGTGGAAGCGCTCGCCGGGCGCATCGCGCAGAACGTGCAGCGCATCGGCGGCCTGGCGGTGGATGAGCGCTACAGCGGCGCCACGGCCGCGCAGCTGGCCGAGGAGCCCGCAGCCCGGTACGACTGGCGCTTGGACGAGGCCCTCGCCGCAGCGGAACCACGGGAGGCGACCACGTCGACCTCATCGGAGCGCACGGCGGCCGAGGAGGCCTCGGCGCGCACCATCGCCGCACCCGCAGGACAGCAGCCACAGGCCGCGCCCGTGCAAGTGATGCAGCCGGAGGGCATCACCGCCCAGGATGGGGCGGTCCCCGAAGAACGCCCCTCCACCGCTGCAGGAGCCGCGGCGCAGGAGGTTCCCAGGGAGCAGGCCCCGGACAGGACCGTTCCCCTGTCAGGGAGCGTGACACCGGATGCCGCCGCCGAACAGCCCACGGACGCGATCGCCGCAGCGACGACTTCAGGCGGTGCCGACGACACGATCGCGGCAGCCCCGGTGCAGCCGCAGGATGCGTCGACCTCTTCCACAGGCGAACCGAAGGTGACGAGCGACGGTGCCGTTGGAGCACCGCCGGAGGCGCAGGGGCCGCCCACGCCGCAGCAGATCCGCGAGGAGGTCGTTGCACCCGTGGAAGGGTCGGAGCGGGCGGAGACCCAAGAGCCGGCCATGACGAACGAGCAGCAGCGCTTCGTGCTGGAGAACGAAGTCGCCGAACTGCAGCAATTGCGGGCGGCCACGCGCGACCGTCAGGAGCGTGAACGCGTCACGGCCCGGATCACCCAGGTGCGTACGCGGATCGACAGCCTCGATGCGGCCGTCGCCGCAGCGCGCATCGCTGCGGAGTCCACCATCCAGCCGGTCGACAGCCCCGAGGTGGCGGTGGTCGGCGGCACCGCCCTGGACCTGCCGGCGGGGCTTTCCGATGAACAGCTCATCGAACTGCTGACCCCGGGCCACGCGGCCGATGTGGCCCGCCTGCAGGCCGTCCAGGACCTTGACGAGCGTGTGGCCGCGCTCAGCGATCTGAGCGCGATCCTCGTGGACAGCATCGACGTGCAGGTGCAGCGGCAGCTGAAGATCATCGAACGCGAACCGTCCCGCTCCGCGGACGTGCTGCCCCGGGTGGACCGGCTGCGGATGCTCAAGGCCGCCGAGGAGTCCCGCGCCGAACGCCTGCGGTCGGAAGCCATGCGCAGCGATCTGCTGGTCACCGCCGCTCCCGTCTCCGGGATCGATCGTGAGGCCGTGGGTGGGTCCGCTGCGATGTCCGGCACGGAGGCGGCACGGTACGTGGCCATCGCCGGGCGCCCCACCGCGGTGTACACCAGCAAGTTGGAGGTGAGGTCCGCAGAGGTGGGCGAGGCCGTGGCCCTGCGTGACAAGGACCTGGCGGAGATGGACCTGCTCCAGGTCCGGATCGACTCCCTGGAGGCGATGCTCGATACGGTGCAGGGGAAGACCTACGACCGCATCCGCAAGGAGGCCGACCGGGCCATCGACGATCAGCTGATCCTGCGCACGGACATGGGTCAGCGCATGGCCTACATCACGCGGGAGGAGCTCAAGGCCGGACGTGACAGCCTGAAGCTCCTGTCCACGAAGGTGGCCCCTCTCGGCCTTGCACCCGATGAGCCGGTGCTTGCCCTTGCCCGCTCCGAGGAGGGCAGTTCCCGCACCTACGCGGCGGAGGGCGAGCGCCTGCGGAAGCTTGCCGACCGCACGGAGGACATCCTGGCTCGGGACAGCCTCTATCGCCTGGCGTACACCGCCGAACTGCAGGCGCTGGCCGCGGTCGATCGGGCCATCACCGCGCAGGCGTACATCACCAGCGAGCGCTTCCTTCGCGGAGAGCCGCTGACCATGGCGCAGGTGGAGGAGCGCATGTTCGGTGCGCCTGCGACCCTGGCACAGGGAGCCGACCGCGCACGGACCGATGACGGCGCTGGGACGGCGGTCGTGGCCCCGCAGGAGGAACCGGTGAGCGCGGACGACACGGGGTTGGAGACCGTCCCGCCGACCGAGGCCGTTGCACAATCGGATACGGTGGTGCGTGCCGGGGGCGCGACCGTGGACACCGCCGACGGGCTGGATGCGCCCTCCACCGAAGGTGCTGTGGAACCGGTGGTCGCCGCCGGGGCGGAGCAAGGCGCGGATGCCGCCGCTCCGACCCGTTCGGCCCCGCTCGACCCGTCCGGTCAGGTGCGCTACTCCACCTTCCTGGCCAGCGACGCGATGCCCGCCGTGGGCGTGAGCGAGCTCCTGCTCGAGGATGAGACGGTCCTGCAGGAGCAGGCGAAGGCCGCCCTGGACCGTTCGGCGGATGACCAGCAGCGGTCCATCGCCCTGGCCGACCGTGCCGTGGCGGTGCGCGACAGTGCGCTCCTCGCAAGGAAGAAGGTCAGGCCTGAGCTGGAACGGGAGGCCATCCGCCTGCAGACCCTGTCCGACTCCCTGCATCAGGCCTCCCTGCTCACCGCCGAGGAGGCCCGCGTCCTGGAGCAACGGCAGCGCGATGTGGCCGAGGCCAAGGCGTTCGCCGAGAAGCTGAGGACCTACTACTACCTCAGCGGTGAGGAGCATCTGCTCGTGATGGACAACGTGGACCGGAGCCGCTATTTCCAGGCCAAGGTGAAGGCCATGGAACAGCAGGAGGCCGGCACCAGTGCCGCGGAGGAGTCCGCCGGCATGAAGCAGCTCGCCGAAGCGCTGACGCGAGAGGCGGACGAATTGGAACGCACCGCCCCGTCGGCCGGCCAGGAGGCCGGGCGGGAGCAGGTGGCCGCACTGCGCGCCCGTTCGATCGTGCTCGCCCAACGGGGAGATTCGCTCAGCGCCGTGGCCCAGCGCCTCAAGAGCGCGGCCTCGCTCAACGATGGTCAGGCGGCCCTGTACCTGCAGCAGCTGAACATCGACACGGCCTCGGAGATCATGGCCTTGGAACAGCGGACGCGCCGTGTGGAACCGTTGATGGCGGAGGTGCGTGCGGGTCAGGTCCCCGGACCGGTGAGCGCGCCGACGACAGTTCCAGTGCGCGAGGGCGATCCGGCATCGGCGGGCACGGCGATGCTTCCGACCGCGCCTTCTATGGCACCTGCCTCCTCGTCCGATGGTGTCCGCGGCCTGGAGGTCACGGCCGAGCCGCTGCGACGCGATGTGTTCGACATGGCGGCCACCCCGCTGCCCCGCGCCACGCCGATCCCGATGGAGCAGCCGCTGCCGGCCGGCCTGGTCTTCAGTGTGCAGATCGGCGCCTTCCGCGACCCTGTGCCGCAGCAGGTGTTCAGCGACCTGGCGCCGGTGACCGGCGAACGCACCACCAGCGGGCTGGTGCGCTATACGGCCGGGCTCTTCACACGCTTCGCGACCGCCGATGAGGCCAAGGTCAGCGTGCGCGGCCGCGGTTATCGGGATGCCTTCGTGGTGGCCTTCTACAACGGCAAGCGGATCACCCTGGCCGAGGCGCGGCGCCTGGCCCAGGGTGAAGGCGACCTGACCGCCACCACGCCGGCACCACGTCCCATCGCGGAGGGCCCAACCCCGGAAGCCACGCGACCCGCACCGGTCCCGACGCCCGCACCGGAGGTCACCGTGCAACGACCCTCCGACCTGCAGCCCGCCCCCACGGTTGCTGTCCAGGAACTGGCGAACTACCCGGCCACGGCCGCCGAGGTGATGGCGCAGTTCAGCCCGCCGGCCGACGCCACGGCCTACTACAACGACCCTGCCGCCGCACCGGCCCGGCAGGTGGAGACCGTCAAGGGCCTCTTCTTCACCGTACAGGTCGGTGTCTACTCCAAGCCGGTCGCCTTGGACAAGCTGTTCAACATCACCCCGCTCAACAGCGAGGCCATCCCCGGCGGGCGCATCCGGTACACTACCGGCATCTTCCGCGATCTGGACGTGGTGCGCACGCGGCGCGAGGATGCGGTGGCCAAGGGGGTGAAGGACGCCTTCATCACGGCCTACCTGAACGGCAGGCGGATCCCGGTGGCCGAAGCGCGGGCACTGCTGCAGCGGTTCGGTACCGAAGTGCTGGTGGACGCTGCCCTTGTGACGCCATAG
- a CDS encoding ATP-dependent Clp protease adaptor ClpS, whose amino-acid sequence MAHVTEHEEALLVELLCEHGPQRELLLHNDDVNTFDHVIGSLVEICRHDPIQAEQCAWIVHYSGKCSVKRGTFDTLEPMCVALLDRGLSATIQ is encoded by the coding sequence ATGGCCCACGTCACCGAACATGAGGAGGCCCTGCTCGTTGAGCTGCTCTGCGAACATGGCCCGCAGCGCGAACTGCTGCTGCACAACGACGATGTGAACACCTTCGACCACGTGATCGGCTCGTTGGTGGAGATCTGCAGGCACGATCCCATCCAGGCCGAGCAATGTGCCTGGATCGTGCATTACAGCGGCAAGTGCAGCGTGAAGCGCGGCACCTTTGACACGCTGGAGCCCATGTGCGTGGCCTTGCTGGACCGCGGCCTGTCCGCCACCATCCAGTGA
- a CDS encoding M48 family metallopeptidase, giving the protein MPPHRASLLAALMMASGCSSVPITGRSQLNLLPESEMMGMSLTAYQEFLQQNQVLPATDGRAAQVRRIGERLAQAATSYLNDVGASERVAGFQWEFNTVNDPTVNAWCMPGGKVVVYTGILPVTQDEAGLAVVMGHEIAHAIARHGNERMSQALAIQGAGMTLEALTASKPGLTRDLFLQSYGIGSQLGMLAYSRKHETEADKMGLVFMAMAGYDPRSAPAFWQRMAAQGGAKPPEFLSTHPSDETRVHDLEAYMPEALKYYKP; this is encoded by the coding sequence ATGCCGCCGCATCGCGCCTCACTGCTCGCGGCCCTGATGATGGCCTCGGGCTGTTCATCGGTGCCCATCACCGGCCGCAGCCAGTTGAACCTGCTGCCCGAGAGCGAGATGATGGGCATGTCGCTCACGGCCTATCAGGAGTTCCTGCAGCAGAACCAGGTGCTGCCCGCGACCGATGGCCGTGCGGCGCAGGTCCGTCGCATCGGGGAGCGCCTGGCCCAGGCGGCCACCAGCTACCTCAACGATGTGGGGGCATCCGAGAGGGTGGCCGGCTTCCAATGGGAATTCAACACGGTGAACGACCCCACGGTGAACGCGTGGTGCATGCCCGGCGGCAAGGTGGTGGTGTACACCGGCATCCTTCCGGTGACCCAGGACGAGGCGGGCCTGGCCGTGGTGATGGGGCACGAGATCGCCCACGCCATCGCGCGGCACGGCAATGAACGCATGAGCCAGGCCCTCGCCATCCAAGGCGCCGGCATGACGCTCGAGGCGCTCACGGCCTCCAAACCGGGGCTCACGCGGGACCTCTTCCTTCAGTCGTACGGCATCGGCAGCCAGTTGGGCATGCTGGCCTACAGCCGCAAGCACGAGACCGAGGCGGACAAGATGGGGCTGGTGTTCATGGCCATGGCGGGTTACGACCCGCGCTCCGCACCGGCCTTCTGGCAGCGGATGGCGGCGCAGGGCGGGGCGAAGCCGCCGGAGTTCCTCAGCACCCACCCGAGCGACGAGACCCGGGTGCATGACCTGGAGGCCTACATGCCCGAGGCGCTCAAGTACTACAAACCCTGA
- a CDS encoding aminotransferase class V-fold PLP-dependent enzyme — MSLNVEEARAQSPGCTHRLHFNNAGAGLMPLPVVEAVKAHLDRESLHGGYEAAMEAAPLLENTYAALARLLNCGTDEIALQENATRAWDMAFHSVPLGPGDVILTGHAEYVSNWLAMLQVSRRTGCAVQVVPNGPDGAIDLDALRRMLDHRVKLVALTHAPSSNGLINPAEEVGAIVRGSGALYLLDACQSVGQRVLDVERIGCDLLSATGRKFLRGPRGTGFLYVRRSVLDRLEPPFVDHFAASWTDREHFAWRPDARRFEDFEHSVACRIGLGVAVDHALSFGMDAISARTAALAADLRTGLAALPGIAVHDTGMVRGGIVTFTMEGHDPLALQAAYADQGINVTVARHEIARLDLEERGIDRVVRASPHYYNTVEELDRFLQVTRRMVER; from the coding sequence ATGAGCTTGAACGTGGAAGAGGCCCGGGCGCAGTCCCCGGGCTGCACGCATCGCCTGCACTTCAACAACGCGGGGGCCGGCCTGATGCCCCTGCCCGTGGTGGAGGCCGTGAAGGCGCACCTGGACCGGGAATCCCTCCACGGCGGATATGAAGCCGCGATGGAGGCCGCCCCGCTGCTGGAGAACACCTATGCGGCCCTCGCCCGGCTGCTGAACTGCGGCACCGACGAGATCGCCCTGCAGGAGAACGCCACCCGCGCCTGGGACATGGCCTTCCACAGCGTTCCGCTGGGTCCGGGGGATGTGATCCTCACGGGCCACGCGGAATACGTGAGCAACTGGCTGGCCATGCTGCAGGTGTCCCGACGCACCGGGTGCGCGGTGCAGGTGGTGCCCAACGGCCCCGACGGGGCGATCGACCTGGACGCCCTGCGGCGGATGCTCGACCACCGGGTGAAGCTCGTGGCGCTGACCCACGCCCCATCGAGCAACGGCCTCATCAACCCCGCCGAGGAGGTGGGCGCGATCGTGCGCGGCAGCGGCGCCCTCTACCTGCTGGATGCCTGCCAGAGCGTGGGCCAGCGTGTGCTGGACGTCGAACGGATCGGCTGCGACCTGCTCTCCGCCACGGGCCGCAAGTTCCTGCGCGGGCCGCGGGGCACCGGCTTCCTCTACGTGCGGCGTTCCGTGCTCGACCGGTTGGAACCGCCCTTCGTGGATCACTTCGCAGCGAGCTGGACGGACCGCGAGCACTTCGCCTGGCGCCCGGATGCCCGACGCTTCGAGGACTTCGAGCACAGCGTGGCCTGCCGCATCGGGCTCGGGGTGGCGGTGGACCATGCGCTCTCCTTCGGGATGGACGCCATCAGCGCGCGCACGGCCGCGCTGGCCGCAGACCTGCGCACAGGGCTTGCCGCGCTACCCGGTATCGCCGTTCACGATACCGGTATGGTACGGGGCGGCATCGTCACCTTCACGATGGAAGGGCATGACCCTCTGGCGCTGCAGGCGGCTTACGCCGACCAGGGGATCAACGTGACCGTCGCGCGCCACGAGATCGCCCGGCTCGACCTGGAGGAACGCGGGATCGACCGGGTCGTCCGCGCTTCGCCCCACTACTACAACACCGTGGAGGAATTGGACCGCTTCCTGCAGGTGACCCGGCGGATGGTGGAGCGTTGA
- the ychF gene encoding redox-regulated ATPase YchF, translated as MKCGIVGLPNVGKSTLFNCLSNAKAQAANFPFCTIEPNVGTITVPDARLNKLAELVKPQRIVPTTVEIVDIAGLVKGASKGEGLGNQFLGNIRECDAILHVLRCFDDPNVVHVDGSVDPVRDKEVIDIELQLKDLETVEARIKKVEKQAQIGEKEAKRRFELLTRIREALLKGQSARTVVTANDDPALLAEFQLLTTKPVMYVCNVDEKSATTGNRYVDQVKAAVADENAEVIFVTAAIEAEIASLETPEEREMFLKDIGLDEPGVNKLIRAAYHLLKLQTYFTAGVQEVRAWTIHQGDTGPKAAGVIHTDFEKGYIRAEVIGYDDYITLGSEAACRAAGKLRTEGKEYVVKDGDVMHFLFNV; from the coding sequence CTGAAATGCGGCATCGTCGGCCTGCCCAACGTGGGCAAGAGCACCCTGTTCAACTGCCTCAGCAACGCCAAGGCGCAGGCGGCGAACTTCCCGTTCTGCACCATCGAGCCCAACGTGGGCACCATCACCGTGCCTGACGCCCGCCTGAACAAGCTGGCCGAACTGGTGAAGCCCCAGCGCATCGTGCCCACCACCGTGGAGATCGTCGACATCGCCGGCCTGGTGAAGGGTGCCAGCAAGGGCGAGGGCCTGGGCAACCAGTTCCTCGGCAACATCCGCGAATGCGACGCCATCCTGCACGTGCTGCGCTGCTTCGACGACCCCAATGTGGTGCATGTGGACGGCAGCGTGGACCCCGTTCGCGACAAGGAGGTGATCGACATCGAGCTGCAGCTGAAGGACCTGGAGACCGTGGAGGCGCGCATCAAGAAGGTGGAGAAGCAGGCGCAGATCGGGGAGAAGGAGGCCAAGCGCCGGTTCGAGCTGCTCACCCGCATCCGCGAGGCCCTGCTGAAGGGGCAGAGCGCCCGCACGGTGGTCACCGCCAACGACGACCCCGCGCTGCTGGCCGAGTTCCAGCTGCTCACCACCAAGCCCGTGATGTACGTGTGCAACGTGGACGAGAAGAGCGCCACCACGGGCAACCGCTACGTGGACCAGGTGAAGGCCGCCGTGGCGGACGAGAACGCCGAGGTCATCTTCGTCACCGCCGCGATCGAGGCCGAGATCGCCAGCCTGGAGACCCCCGAGGAGCGCGAGATGTTCCTGAAGGACATCGGCCTCGACGAGCCGGGGGTGAACAAGCTCATCCGTGCGGCCTACCATCTGCTGAAGCTGCAGACCTACTTCACCGCCGGCGTGCAGGAAGTGCGGGCCTGGACCATCCACCAGGGTGACACGGGCCCCAAGGCCGCCGGCGTCATCCACACCGATTTCGAGAAGGGCTACATCCGCGCCGAGGTCATCGGCTACGACGACTACATCACCCTGGGGAGCGAGGCCGCCTGCCGCGCCGCAGGCAAGCTGCGCACCGAGGGCAAGGAGTACGTCGTGAAGGACGGGGATGTGATGCACTTCCTGTTCAACGTGTAG